From Ipomoea triloba cultivar NCNSP0323 chromosome 5, ASM357664v1, the proteins below share one genomic window:
- the LOC116020167 gene encoding uncharacterized protein LOC116020167, which produces MGDTLFQNNHGNGNDMTKIVEGRNPPIFLGQEDPLVLEDWLVQHYDRGITRVEKYNEYYSEFINLARFAPALVPDEPSEARATNSFVSSIFVNKVGLVPTSEIRIAVKTPTCSVLALLGMDWLGKYKAKIICDRQKVTLRSTEGEVCDISRSYEQIRNQVSAYDEGPEDIDSIEEALEEIAVVKDFPDVFPEEIPGMPPERVVEFTIDLVPGTTPISKIAYRMAPKKMQELKEQLQELLDKGYIRLSISL; this is translated from the exons ATGGGGGATACTTTATTCCAAAACAACCATGGAAATGGAAATGACATGACTAAGATTGTGGAAGGGCGAAACCCTCCTATCTTTTTAGGGCAAGAAGACCCTCTTGTGCTAGAGGATTGG TTGGTCCAGCACTACGACAGAGGGATTACTAGGGTAGAAAAGTACAACGAGTATTACTCTGAGTTTATTAATTTAGCCAGGTTTGCTCCCGCCTTAGTTCCTGATGAGCCTAGCGAAGCAA GAGCTACGAACTCTTTTGTATCTTCTATCTTTGTTAATAAAGTAGGGTTGGTACCAACTTCAGAAATAAGAATAGCTGTCAAGACCCCTACATGTAGTGTGTTAGCTT TGTTGGGGATGGATTGGCTTGGTAAATATAAAGCCAAGATCATATGTGATAGGCAAAAAGTGACGTTGAGAAGCACTGAAGGGGAAGTGTGTGACATATCGAGGAGCTACGAGCAGATCAGGAATCAAGTTAGTGCCTATGATGAAGGTCCAGAA GATATTGATTCCATAGAGGAAGCACTCGAAGAGATAGCGGTAGTGAAGGACTTCCCAGATGTCTTTCCCGAGGAGATACCTGGCATGCCGCCAGAAAGAGTGGTAGAATTCACAATTGACTTGGTACCTGGAACAACACCCATTTCAAAGATAGCTTACAGGATGGCACCGAAGAAGATGCAAGAATTGAAGGAACAACTTCAAGAATTGCTAGACAAGGGCTACATTCGGCTAAGTATATCACTGTGA
- the LOC116019395 gene encoding growth-regulating factor 1, with amino-acid sequence MMNNGRSRLPFTANQWQELEHQALIYKYMVSGMPVPPDLLYSIRRSLDSSLSSKLLLHQTPQHMGWSCFQMGFGKKIDPEPGRCRRTDGKKWRCSKEAYPDSKYCERHMHRGRNRSRKPVEVIPTSSAAAPSTPPPPTAIPFSSINKNTPTPPSLLYPHSTPSRSHQGIALSSQDHTANFLLDSVAYSRNNGYGHGMKDEVDEHVFFSSEGSGSIRSSISGSNNSVDDSAWQLAPLTMASPPLGQLKQRDYCGPQNGYSSYLHLHEASRQQRQGEGDEGEEGEDYYGLGSGGSKTGVGMMINPEDQQQPKKVMHHFFDEWPKENKDSWLDSGDKYSARGPHLSISVPNSSHDFFITHNEK; translated from the exons ATGATGAACAATGGAAGAAGTAGGTTGCCATTCACTGCAAATCAGTGGCAAGAGCTTGAACACCAAGCTCTTATTTACAAATACATGGTCTCAGGCATGCCTGTACCTCCTGATCTTCTCTATTCTATCAGAAGAAGCCTGGACTCTTCCCTCTCCTCCAAGCTCCTCCTCCACCAAACTCCTCAACACa TGGGGTGGAGCTGTTTCCAGATGGGGTTTGGGAAGAAGATAGACCCAGAGCCAGGGAGGTGTAGGAGAACAGATGGGAAGAAATGGAGGTGCTCAAAAGAGGCCTACCCAGATTCCAAGTACTGTGAGAGACACATGCATAGGGGCAGAAACCGTTCAAGAAAGCCTGTGGAAGTAATACCAACCTCATCAGCAGCAGCACCCTCTACCCCACCACCCCCTACAGCTATTCCCTTTTCCTCAATCAACAAAAACACCCCTACCCCCCCTTCTTTGCTCTACCCCCATTCAACCCCATCAAGATCTCATCAGGGCATTGCCCTTTCTTCTCAGGATCACACTGCCAATTTCCTCCTAGATTCTGTTGCTTATTCTAG AAATAATGGGTATGGGCATGGAATGAAGGATGAAGTGGATGAGCATGTGTTTTTCTCATCAGAGGGTTCTGGGAGTATAAGAAGTAGTATATCTGGCTCAAATAATTCAGTAGATGATAGTGCTTGGCAGCTGGCTCCACTGACAATGGCTTCACCACCCTTAGGGCAGTTGAAACAGAGGGATTATTGTGGTCCTCAGAATGGGTACTCTTCTTACTTGCACCTTCATGAAGCCTCAAGACAGCAAAGACAAGGAGAAGGAgatgaaggagaagaaggagaagactATTATGGCCTGGGAAGTGGTGGCAGCAAGACAGGTGTGGGCATGATGATCAACCCAGAAGATCAGCAGCAGCCCAAGAAAGTGATGCACCATTTCTTTGATGAGTGGCCTAAAGAAAACAAAGATTCATGGCTTGATTCTGGGGATAAATACTCAGCCCGTGGGCCCCACCTCTCAATTTCTGTCCCCAATTCATCTCATGACTTCTTCATCACCCACAATG AAAAATGA